The Gasterosteus aculeatus chromosome 8, fGasAcu3.hap1.1, whole genome shotgun sequence genome has a window encoding:
- the aasdh gene encoding beta-alanine-activating enzyme isoform X3: protein MTLPVLSRSILQSPAAYVPLDPEAPGLLAARVMSRCGLEFCAVKTDVLQRFRAALVEHASVEVRAALPKFRVTLVRVVLLPVAERPGWTGGRRAGGAGLVDLAYVLHTSGTTGDPKIVRVPHKCILPNIVHLRSLFQMRSDDVVLLASPLTFDPSVVEMFLALSSGAQLLVVPSAIKKTPSRLSRLLFEENKTTVLQVTPTLLGRFGRRALRQEVMSRDSSLRLLVLGGEACPPAALLRSWRHRDNRTHVYNVYGITEVSCWASAHRLPEALLQAGDASPPSVPLGAALMDTRLEVRDERGRVVAEGEGQLFVGEDDGLRQLVVVLHPAVVWRHRCTNIHTRSSSRSLSPVFVLMGPHGAIAGGGERVCLLDEEEAAVAGTMRASGDWVEVRDAQMFFLGRRDRLVKRHGKRLNLDGVQQLLCGLPEVEACAVVLHEGVRLLAFVVASAAGGRGGRGRADAATSGQQGEEPRPPRGADGGLSRLLLSRLSQLLPPHSVPDTLVLVPALSPTRHGKVDVAALMETYRTRSRSSAELTELKPTLRSLWQEALALPEDAAVDEESNFLSSGGDSLKALRLHEDLLAAGVTSPELLEVILGGTFSDVLRHVEAAAPGKKRRGDEAGTRGEETGAVKVPRRETEVDLQADAPGEEGPGEEEGGGALGLELSWSSDTGRCVDASPVILAHGVTDPGSGGREATVFIGSHSHRIQALDLTSGGLLWERVLGGRIEASAAVSRCRTLVVIGCYDGCVYFLCAASGKTRWTFQTGDAVKSRPAVDPPTGLVVVGSHDGHVYALDPEVERCVWRRSCGGGAVFSSPCLHPSLRKLYAASLGGRLLCLNPDSGEVLWSHRGDAPFFSSPDASSGQVVIGSVDGNICCFSHTGAPVWRFLTGGPVFSSPCVTADRRRVLCGSHDGRLHCLNLADGSAVWSFRTAGKVFSGPRAFSGGAGGGGALVALASTDGTVWILDAGRGGRALARFRLPGELFSTPAVHGRSLVVGCRDDRVYCLNVTEET from the exons ATGACGCTGCCCGTGTTGTCGCGCAGCATCCTGCAGTCACCTGCCGCCTACGTCCCTCTGGACCCAGAAGCTCCGGGTCTCCTCGCGGCCCGCGTGATGAGCCGCTGTGGCCTCGAGTTCTGCGCCGTGAAGACCGACGTGCTGCAG CGGTTCCGTGCGGCTCTCGTGGAACACGCGTCCGTGGAGGTCCGTGCGGCGCTGCCAAAGTTCAGAGTGACCCTGGTGCGAGTGGTGCTGCTGCCCGTTGCCGAGCGACCAGGATGGACCGGAGGCCGCCGGGCGGGCGGCGCCGGGCTCGTGGACCTGGCCTACGTGCTGCACACTTCTGGGACCACCGGGGATCCGAAGATCGTGAGGGTTCCGCACAAGTGCATCCTGCCCAACATCGTGCACCTGCG GTCTTTGTTTCAGATGCGCTCAGACGACGTGGTGCTCCTGGCCTCgcccctgacctttgacccctcggTGGTGGAGATGTTCCTGGCCTTGTCGTCCGGGGCTCAGCTCCTGGTCGTCCCGTCCGCCATCAAGAAAACGCCGAGTCGACTTTCTAGGCTGCTGTTCGAGGAAAACAAGACGACCGTGCTGCAG GTCACGCCGACGCTGCTCGGGCGCTTCGGCCGCCGCGCGCTGcggcaggaagtgatgtcacgcGACTCCTCGCTGCGCCTGCTGGTTCTGGGCGGCGAGGCCTGTCCGCCCGCCGCTCTGCTGAGGAGCTGGAGGCACCGCGACAACCGCACCCACGTCTACAACGTGTACGGCATCACCGAGGTGTCCTGCTGGGCGTCGGCCCACCGGCTGCCCGAGGCGCTGCTGCAGGCCGGCGACGC CTCGCCGCCCTCCGTGCCGCTCGGCGCTGCTCTGATGGACACCAGGCTGGAGGTGAGGGACGAGCGCGGCCGCGTCGTCGCCGAGGGCGAAGGCCAGTTGTTTGTGGGTGAGGACGACGGCCTCCGTCAGCTAGTTGTGGTTCTTCATCCGGCTGTTGTGTGGCGACATCGTTGCACAAACATCCACACGCGCTCTTCTAGTCGATCGCTGTCCCCCGTCTTTGTCCTCATGGGTCCGCATGGCGCCATCGCAGGCGGGGGGGAACGAGTGTGTctgctggacgaggaggaggcggcggtcGCCGGGACGATGAGGGCCTCCGGCGACTGGGTGGAGGTCAGGGACGCGCAGATGTTCTTCCTGGGGCGGAGGGACCGGCTGGTGAAGCGCCACGGGAAGCGGCTGAACCTGGACGGCGTGCAGCAG CTCCTGTGCGGCCTGCCTGAGGTGGAGGCGTGCGCCGTGGTCCTGCACGAGGGCGTCCGGCTGCTCGCTTTTGTTGTGGCGTCCGCGGCCGGAGGCCGGGGTGGGCGGGGGCGAGCGGACGCGGCGACCTCCGgccagcagggggaggagccgcGGCCCCCCCGGGGAGCGGACGGCGGTCTGAGCCGACTCCTCCTGAGCCGCCTGTCCCAGCTGCTGCCGCCGCACAGCGTCCCCGACACGCTGGTGCTGGTCCCGGCCCTGAGCCCGACGCGTCACG GTAAAGTGGACGTGGCGGCGCTGATGGAGACGTACCGGACACGCAGTCGCTCTTCGGCGGAGCTCACCGAGCTGAAGCCGACCCTTCGGTCCTTGTGGCAG GAAGCTCTCGCTCTCCCAGAGGACGCGGCCGTGGACGAGGAGTCCAACTTCCTGTCGAGCGGAGGAGACTCTCTGAAGGCGCTGCGGCTGCACGAAGACCTCCTCGCCGCGGGAGTGACCTCACCGGAGCTTCTAGAGGTCATACTGGGCGGGACCTTCTCCGACGTTCTGCGCCACGTCGAGGCGGCGGCGCCGGGCAAGAAACGGCGCGGTGACGAGGCGGGGACGCgaggggaggagacgggggCTGTTAAAGTTCCGAGACGAGAGACGGAAGTTGACCTCCAGGCCGACGCGCCCGGGGAGGAAGGTCCCGGcgaagaagaggggggaggagctctGGGCCTCGAGCTGAGCTGGTCATCGGACACGGGCCGCTGCGTGGACGCCTCCCCGGTGATCCTGGCGCACGGCGTGACCGACCCGGGGTCCGGCGGCCGCGAGGCCACGGTGTTCATCGGCTCCCACTCGCACAGGATCCAGGCGTTAGACCTGACCAGCGGGGGCCTCCTGTGGGAGCGAGTTCTCGGGGGCCGAATCGAAGCCTCGGCCGCCGTGTCCCGCTGCAGGACCCTCGTGGTCATAG GTTGCTACGACGGCTGTGTGTATTTCCTGTGCGCCGCGTCAGGAAAGACGCGGTGGACATTCCAGACGGGAGACGCGGTGAAGAGCCGTCCCGCCGTGGACCCCCCCACGGgtctggtggtggtgggctcACACGACGGGCACGTCTACGCCCTGGACCCGGAG GTGGAGCGCTGTGTTTGGAGGCGGAGCTGTGGGGGCGGAGCCGTGTTTTCCTCGCCGTGCCTCCACCCGTCACTCAGGAAGCTGTACGCGGCTTCGCTGGGGGGTCGTTTGCTCTGCCTGAACCCT GACAGTGGCGAGGTTCTGTGGTCGCACCGAGGAGACGCCCCGTTCTTCTCCTCGCCAGACGCCTCCTCCGGCCAGGTGGTCATCGGATCGGTGGACGGAAACATCTGCTGCTTCAGCCACACGGGGGCGCCG GTCTGGCGGTTTCTAACCGGCGGCCCGGTCTTCTCCTCGCCGTGCGTCACCGCGGACCGCCGCCGGGTTCTGTGCGGGTCACATGACGGCCGCCTGCACTGCCTGAACCTCGCCGACGGCTCTGCGGTTTGGAGCTTCCGGACCGCGGGGAAGGTGTTCTCCGGGCCGCGCGCGTTCTCCGGCGgcgccggggggggaggggccttGGTGGCCCTGGCCTCCACCGACGGCACGGTGTGGATCCTGGacgcggggcggggggggcgggcgctGGCCCGGTTCCGCCTGCCGGGGGAGCTGTTCTCCACCCCGGCGGTGCACGGGCGCTCCCTGGTGGTCGGTTGCCGTGACGACCGCGTGTACTGTTTGAACGTGACGGAGGAGACGTGA